One genomic window of Meles meles chromosome 15, mMelMel3.1 paternal haplotype, whole genome shotgun sequence includes the following:
- the CAPG gene encoding macrophage-capping protein, with protein sequence MYTRLPQSGSPFPASVQDPGLHVWRVEKLKPVPVARENQGIFFSGDSYLVLHNGPEELSHLHLWIGQQSSRDEQGACAVLAVHLNTLLGERPVQHREVQGNESDLFMSYFPRGLKYQEGGVESAFHKTSPGAAPAAIRKLYQVKGKKNIRATERALSWDSFNTGDCFILDLGQNIFAWCGGKSNILERNKARDLALAIRDSERQGKAQVEIVTDGEEPAEMIQVLGPKPALKEGNPEEDLTADQTNAQAAALYKVSDATGQMNLTKVADSSPFALELLLSDDCFVLDNGLCGKIYIWKGRKANEKERQAALQVAEDFISRMRYAPNTQVEILPQGRESPIFKQFFKDWK encoded by the exons ATGTACACACGCCTCCCCCAGAG CGGCTCTCCGTTCCCAGCCTCGGTGCAGGATCCCGGCCTGCATGTATGGCGGGTGGAGAAACTGAAGCCAGTGCCTGTAGCACGTGAGAACCAGGGCATCTTCTTCTCGGGGGACTCCTACCTCGTGCTGCACAATGGCCCGGAAGAGCTGTCCCACCTGCACCTGTGGATAG GCCAGCAGTCCTCCCGGGACGAGCAGGGGGCCTGTGCTGTGCTGGCTGTGCATCTCAACACCCTGCTGGGGGAGCGGCCCGTGCAGCACCGAGAGGTGCAGGGCAATGAGTCCGACCTCTTCATGAGCTACTTCCCACGTGGCCTCAAGTACCAG GAGGGCGGAGTGGAGTCAGCATTTCACAAGACCTCCCCTGGGGCCGCTCCAGCTGCCATCAGGAAACTGTACCaggtgaaggggaagaagaacaTCCGGGCCACCGAGCGGGCACTGAGCTGGGACAGCTTCAACACCGGGGACTGCTTCATCCTGGACCTGGGCCAG AACATCTTCGCCTGGTGTGGTGGCAAGTCCAACATCCTGGAGCGCAACAAGGCACGGGACCTGGCCCTGGCCATCCGGGACAGTGAGCGGCAGGGCAAGGCCCAGGTGGAGATCGTCACGGATGGGGAAGAGCCCGCCGAGATGATCCAG GTCCTGGGCCCCAAGCCAGCTCTGAAGGAGGGCAACCCTGAGGAAGACCTCACAGCTGACCAGACAAACGCCCAGGCCGCAGCTCTGTATAAG GTCTCCGATGCCACCGGACAGATGAACCTGACCAAGGTGGCCGACTCCAGTCCCTTTGCCCTTGAACTGCTGCTGTCTGATGACTGCTTCGTGCTGGACAACGGGCTCTGTGGCAAGATCTACATCTGGAAAG GGCGAAAAGCTAACGAGAAGGAGCGGCAGGCGGCTCTCCAAGTCGCCGAGGACTTCATCTCCCGCATGCGATATGCCCCCAACACTCAG GTGGAGATTCTGCCCCAGGGCCGCGAGAGTCCCATCTTCAAGCAATTCTTCAAGGACTGGAAATGA